One Microbacter margulisiae genomic window carries:
- a CDS encoding isoprenylcysteine carboxylmethyltransferase family protein produces the protein MKQMSITGIGTKLVVITIGYAIPVALCQKYFSIDFTIRLLPHPALTIAGITLLAIGILGLLFSFIAIKKAYQKDALCTTGIYAICRHPIYASWILYITPASCFY, from the coding sequence ATGAAGCAAATGTCAATCACAGGCATAGGTACCAAACTGGTGGTGATAACCATAGGATATGCCATACCCGTAGCTCTGTGCCAGAAGTACTTTTCCATTGATTTTACAATCCGGCTACTCCCTCATCCGGCATTGACGATAGCCGGCATTACGTTACTGGCAATCGGAATCCTGGGTCTTCTCTTTTCTTTCATTGCTATAAAAAAGGCTTATCAAAAAGATGCTCTGTGTACAACAGGCATTTATGCCATATGCCGCCATCCAATCTATGCCTCCTGGATCCTGTACATCACTCCGGCATCATGCTTTTACTGA
- a CDS encoding outer membrane beta-barrel family protein, with the protein MKQKHIFFWWILAIIPIQAQNLMVKVDIEAYKIPHSKDSVIKHITFEKFIRHQYKTYLSYTTTQCNNQFILPKDSGQFRMLVNSQNYNEDTLSFSVDVHTQIVNLGKIVLLQKLMLKELNEVTIVGDKKQFVKIDADKTTYLVKENPLLASGTMEEAIRKLPGVMLTPTGSINLHGKDAMIYIDEVPCTLSGQDLINYIQSLPATTIDKIELITNPGASFEANANGAVINIITRTTHFKHFSGTLDFTYGINQFHKSTYMPSLMLNGNNRNMNWQVQTGYDHLERNTSDFINRTFTSFTPEIYFFQHNQSDIPEHNFYFRPMLNFKINKTSHLILNYNLNRTNTTPSIFSNSYSRNVMPAIAYTNTYRNDTKNRNDEFVAKYKTLLDTSGKSLQITGYYLLFNKQAVGKSIQDQIDSTLYSINDIHLRIHNFYLKYDFELPFDRLKFQLNSGGKVSTFQANDLGQYNLGNHNVTVFNYPAYTSQLNFHYQETNLAFYAEGQKKWGNLQASAGLRMEEIHYTSSLPDDTILKNTTTKLFPSIHLLYKLSPAVNLVASYTRKIAMPFYAQLDPNNNSYFDSYNTASGNPFLQPTLYDNYACDLTAFDYFEIGAIYAHIHNVNILTYTTDPNSLVTRQTYLSYRHMQKFDIYTSFPVPFNILAQGMDIFTHPLNLDKMSYLFFDVEWHNQKIQDYPYIVNFKPYWIVDCSLQLLLPYKLKLFADYTYISTGISQIYQLEKPTQSFTIDLSRKFFKDNLGITLEATAPPVDHLLNPTANLNTKYTSSYDAKSLRIMLTYHFGSYRNKEEMEIKTEKKFIGNQIMPAI; encoded by the coding sequence ATGAAACAAAAGCATATTTTCTTTTGGTGGATATTAGCTATTATTCCCATTCAAGCGCAAAACCTTATGGTCAAAGTTGATATTGAAGCTTATAAGATTCCGCATTCAAAAGATTCAGTCATAAAACACATTACGTTCGAAAAATTCATACGGCATCAATACAAGACATACCTTTCCTACACAACCACACAATGTAACAATCAATTTATCCTGCCTAAGGATTCAGGACAGTTCAGAATGTTGGTCAATTCGCAAAACTACAATGAAGACACTCTCTCATTCTCTGTTGATGTTCATACACAAATCGTCAACCTGGGAAAGATAGTTCTATTACAAAAACTGATGCTAAAAGAATTGAACGAGGTAACCATTGTAGGAGATAAAAAACAATTTGTCAAAATAGATGCTGATAAAACCACTTACCTCGTAAAAGAAAATCCTCTCCTTGCGTCAGGAACTATGGAAGAAGCGATTAGAAAATTGCCTGGGGTCATGTTAACCCCTACCGGTAGTATTAATTTACATGGTAAGGATGCCATGATTTATATTGATGAAGTACCCTGTACCTTATCCGGACAAGATCTGATTAATTATATTCAAAGCTTACCAGCAACGACAATTGATAAAATTGAGTTGATAACAAACCCCGGGGCATCTTTTGAAGCGAATGCCAATGGAGCTGTCATCAATATTATTACCCGGACAACCCATTTTAAGCATTTCAGCGGAACATTGGATTTTACCTATGGAATCAATCAATTTCATAAGAGCACCTATATGCCTTCATTAATGCTCAACGGGAATAATAGAAACATGAATTGGCAAGTTCAAACAGGATATGATCATTTGGAACGAAATACTTCTGATTTTATCAATCGAACATTTACTTCATTTACACCGGAGATCTACTTCTTTCAACATAATCAATCGGATATTCCGGAACATAATTTTTATTTCAGACCCATGTTGAACTTCAAAATCAACAAAACTTCTCATTTAATCCTCAATTATAACCTCAACAGGACAAACACCACGCCATCTATCTTTAGCAACTCTTATAGCCGGAATGTAATGCCTGCCATCGCATATACAAACACATACCGGAATGACACGAAAAACAGAAACGACGAATTTGTGGCAAAATACAAAACCCTCCTCGACACTTCGGGAAAATCGCTACAGATTACCGGATATTATTTATTGTTCAATAAACAAGCAGTCGGAAAATCAATACAAGATCAGATTGATTCAACCTTATACAGTATAAATGACATCCACTTGAGAATTCACAATTTCTATTTGAAATATGACTTCGAATTACCTTTTGACCGGTTAAAATTCCAACTGAATAGCGGTGGTAAAGTAAGTACATTCCAAGCAAATGATTTAGGACAATATAATTTGGGCAATCATAACGTTACTGTTTTCAACTATCCGGCGTACACAAGCCAACTGAATTTTCATTATCAGGAAACCAATCTGGCCTTTTATGCAGAGGGACAAAAGAAATGGGGAAACCTGCAAGCTTCTGCCGGATTGCGAATGGAAGAGATACATTATACAAGTAGTCTTCCTGATGATACCATCCTGAAAAATACGACTACAAAACTTTTTCCATCAATTCATCTGTTGTATAAGCTAAGCCCCGCTGTAAATCTTGTAGCCAGTTATACACGAAAAATTGCCATGCCATTTTACGCGCAATTGGATCCAAACAATAACAGCTACTTCGATAGCTATAATACAGCATCGGGAAATCCCTTTCTACAGCCAACCTTGTACGACAATTATGCCTGTGATTTGACAGCATTTGACTACTTCGAAATTGGAGCCATTTATGCCCATATCCATAATGTCAACATCTTGACATACACTACCGATCCCAATTCTTTGGTTACCCGTCAAACATATTTAAGTTACAGGCACATGCAAAAATTCGACATCTATACGTCCTTCCCTGTTCCTTTCAATATCCTTGCACAAGGAATGGATATTTTTACGCATCCGTTGAATCTGGACAAAATGAGTTACCTGTTTTTTGACGTCGAATGGCATAATCAAAAAATACAAGACTATCCCTACATTGTCAACTTCAAACCTTATTGGATAGTAGATTGTTCTTTACAACTCCTGTTGCCCTATAAACTGAAATTGTTTGCAGACTATACCTACATATCTACTGGGATATCCCAGATTTACCAACTGGAAAAACCAACGCAATCTTTCACCATTGATCTGTCACGTAAGTTTTTCAAGGATAACCTTGGCATAACTCTAGAAGCGACAGCCCCACCTGTGGATCATCTCCTAAATCCCACAGCCAATTTAAACACAAAATATACAAGTTCATACGATGCTAAATCTTTACGTATTATGCTGACCTATCATTTCGGGAGTTATAGAAACAAAGAAGAAATGGAAATTAAGACAGAAAAGAAATTTATTGGAAATCAGATAATGCCTGCCATATGA
- a CDS encoding alpha-amylase family glycosyl hydrolase, protein MRSVLRFLLLSTILLLFGCSKSHYAPDSGGLNHTPFTNTPSIDNMVVYELNIPVFSSEGTLYGAMQRLDSLKNSDINVIWLMPIYPIGILKSIGSPYCVRNYTEVNTTYGTLDNLRAFVNSAHSKNMAVILDWVADHTSWDNPWIQNKSWYKQDANGKIISPAGTNWTDVAQLNYANTNMRMAMIQAMKYWITQANIDGFRCDAADMIPSDFWQQAIDTLNSIAGRKLIFLAEGTNSSDFADGFQVNYAWDFSNKIKSIFKGENAGDIFTTDSAEYSLVPSGDQKLRFIINHDEDNSDSLAGYYHSPAGSLAAFVATAFMRGVPLIYNGQEVAYPHKIPFYVNGALQPITWNINPAIYNAYKKIMQIRSTLPAVKDGRIMPFYNTNVIAFKRIDASEEIAIIVNVRNVSEDYALPVGLTNSVWINAENSSKVSLSTHVTLSPYSYLILKQ, encoded by the coding sequence ATGAGATCTGTTCTTCGTTTTTTGTTACTGTCAACCATATTATTGCTATTCGGATGCAGTAAAAGCCATTATGCGCCTGACTCCGGCGGCTTGAATCATACGCCCTTTACAAATACACCTTCCATAGACAACATGGTGGTATATGAACTGAATATACCTGTTTTCAGTTCTGAGGGCACACTGTACGGAGCTATGCAAAGGCTGGACTCGCTAAAAAATTCAGATATTAATGTCATCTGGTTAATGCCAATTTATCCAATAGGAATATTAAAAAGCATCGGTTCCCCTTATTGTGTCAGAAACTATACGGAAGTAAATACAACATATGGAACGCTTGACAACCTGCGTGCATTTGTCAATAGTGCCCATTCAAAAAATATGGCGGTCATACTCGATTGGGTTGCCGATCACACGTCGTGGGATAATCCCTGGATTCAAAACAAGTCATGGTATAAACAAGATGCAAACGGCAAGATTATTAGTCCCGCAGGTACAAACTGGACAGATGTAGCCCAGCTAAATTATGCGAATACCAATATGCGTATGGCGATGATACAAGCCATGAAATATTGGATTACGCAGGCTAATATTGATGGATTCAGATGCGATGCTGCTGATATGATTCCCTCTGATTTCTGGCAACAGGCTATTGACACGCTCAACAGCATAGCAGGTCGTAAATTAATCTTTCTGGCCGAGGGCACCAATTCTTCAGATTTTGCTGATGGGTTCCAAGTGAATTATGCATGGGACTTTTCAAACAAGATCAAATCCATTTTCAAGGGAGAAAATGCCGGAGATATCTTTACAACGGATTCAGCTGAATACAGCCTAGTGCCTTCAGGAGATCAAAAATTAAGGTTTATCATTAACCACGACGAAGATAACAGCGATTCACTGGCAGGCTATTATCATTCGCCAGCAGGATCTTTAGCCGCTTTTGTGGCAACGGCCTTCATGAGAGGAGTTCCTTTGATCTACAATGGGCAGGAAGTAGCTTATCCCCATAAAATTCCATTTTATGTAAATGGAGCCTTGCAACCCATCACCTGGAATATCAATCCTGCCATTTATAATGCATACAAGAAAATAATGCAAATACGTAGCACGCTTCCCGCTGTGAAAGATGGAAGAATCATGCCTTTTTATAATACCAATGTGATTGCGTTTAAACGCATTGATGCCAGTGAGGAAATAGCGATAATAGTTAATGTAAGAAATGTTTCGGAAGATTATGCTCTTCCGGTAGGATTAACGAACAGCGTATGGATTAATGCGGAAAATTCCTCTAAAGTTAGCCTCTCCACTCATGTAACACTATCTCCGTATTCCTACCTTATCCTGAAACAATAA
- a CDS encoding GyrI-like domain-containing protein, protein MPLFLCNYVGNAFREPSTEIDDYLCNETDNAAIMAKRDFKKELKAIYDCPAITPVSVTIPGMNYLMIDGQGNPNTSPAYQEAIETLFSVSYTLKFMIKKAPNGSDYGVLPLESLWWTENGMPPDMEHKELWHWTAMIMQPEFITKELLDEAIKQIKTKKKDLPALQKMRFEYFEEGACVQIMHIGPYAAEQPTITQLYEFMAQKDVGFNGKHHEIYLSDIRKASPEKLKTIIRQPVRPR, encoded by the coding sequence ATGCCGCTCTTCCTCTGCAATTACGTAGGGAATGCATTTAGAGAACCATCGACAGAAATAGATGATTATCTTTGCAATGAAACAGATAATGCAGCGATCATGGCAAAAAGAGATTTCAAAAAAGAGCTGAAGGCTATTTACGACTGTCCCGCAATAACACCGGTCAGCGTGACCATTCCTGGGATGAACTACCTGATGATTGATGGACAAGGTAATCCAAACACTTCACCAGCGTATCAGGAAGCTATCGAAACGTTATTCAGCGTCTCTTATACCTTGAAATTTATGATTAAAAAAGCTCCGAATGGATCCGACTACGGTGTGTTGCCTCTGGAAAGCCTGTGGTGGACGGAAAATGGAATGCCACCTGATATGGAGCATAAAGAACTGTGGCATTGGACAGCCATGATCATGCAGCCCGAATTTATCACCAAAGAGTTATTGGATGAGGCCATAAAACAGATAAAAACAAAAAAGAAAGATTTACCAGCGCTTCAAAAAATGAGATTTGAGTATTTTGAAGAGGGAGCTTGCGTACAAATCATGCATATTGGCCCATACGCAGCAGAACAGCCTACTATTACGCAGCTTTATGAGTTTATGGCACAAAAGGATGTTGGTTTCAACGGGAAACACCATGAGATCTATCTTAGCGATATCCGCAAAGCATCTCCAGAAAAACTAAAGACGATAATCAGGCAGCCGGTAAGACCGCGATAA
- a CDS encoding alpha/beta hydrolase yields the protein MKKLIVIILLFLCVYDVYALLPNAVYAWQPNIQGLMFKEYNVKTADGYNLKAWYYPAQKALSKDSAKAYEKGTLIRPFVIDTAKRPTIIICNGDACNMEQLLGLAHLYCTNGFNVITFDWRGFGESQYFPINTNYLVYPQFITDYNAIVDFTVKLPTVDTHKIGVFGFSTGAFLSFYIAATRPEIKAIVVRGLFTDYHHIIPGLKRLDPSRPLILPKGMDKYSPRKHWNTFTKPIFLIVGKLDKRTPPKNSLEILSKVKSNVRELWIVNKAGHGGIEAPEIIAWNLFQKKTISFFRENL from the coding sequence ATGAAAAAACTTATTGTTATTATTCTCCTGTTTTTATGCGTGTATGATGTATACGCGCTGTTACCGAATGCTGTTTATGCATGGCAGCCTAATATACAAGGATTAATGTTTAAAGAATACAATGTCAAAACGGCTGACGGGTATAACCTGAAGGCATGGTATTATCCTGCACAAAAAGCTTTATCAAAAGATTCCGCCAAAGCTTATGAAAAGGGGACGCTTATCCGTCCGTTTGTGATTGACACGGCAAAACGGCCTACAATTATTATTTGCAACGGAGATGCATGTAATATGGAGCAACTACTTGGTCTTGCCCATCTTTATTGTACGAATGGATTTAATGTGATTACATTTGATTGGCGGGGATTTGGAGAAAGTCAATATTTTCCAATTAATACAAACTACCTCGTCTATCCTCAATTTATTACCGATTACAACGCAATTGTTGATTTCACAGTCAAACTGCCAACCGTTGACACCCATAAAATAGGGGTATTTGGATTCTCTACCGGAGCATTCCTCTCATTTTATATTGCAGCAACACGTCCCGAGATAAAAGCGATCGTTGTAAGGGGACTCTTTACGGATTACCATCACATCATTCCCGGATTAAAGAGACTGGATCCTTCGCGTCCGCTAATTTTACCCAAAGGGATGGATAAATATTCTCCCCGTAAACATTGGAATACATTTACCAAACCGATCTTCCTCATTGTCGGGAAATTGGACAAACGGACTCCCCCAAAAAACTCTCTTGAGATTCTTTCAAAGGTCAAAAGCAATGTACGTGAGTTATGGATTGTAAATAAAGCAGGACACGGCGGAATTGAAGCTCCCGAAATTATAGCGTGGAATTTATTTCAAAAGAAAACTATTAGCTTTTTCAGGGAAAATCTATAA
- a CDS encoding outer membrane beta-barrel family protein: MKQILWILCCLVVSEYIQAGVTLTGKVMEHNHQPLDYFNVEVLSPKDSSLVSGGTFLNGQFQFNNLKTQSYLLKITSMGYKDYLQPVTLTNEINTLPDVVLQTKEMNEVTVTARLPVIQSTADRTIVTVEGSILGNTINGMDMLLKTPGLIKDAQGNIIVAGKGIPVFYIDGKETHSMDEVKMLNPQDIKTIEIIDNPSAAYDAQGNAVVLIKTIRYKQDQLRLGEAFRQARFFSNDEFVEGVITKGIITTDFYYGYSPDNSKVYESGYATIAENNFMNTSKIANVYSQSQEGRLSIDLALSKKQFLTIEGNGYYDPYYIDESKLLTFTSPLYNNFTTYSHNSNRIYQLNGNLTYTFLMDTIGQTLNVIADFTKQKTIYKQNFYNTLIGSKNITPYWNTNDDSNAPMIYSLNVDYEKPMHNIFTLETGVRYYLITTNSHTDLTGSNSLMQSYYTNEQNISAYGSITAKFTKKLNASVGLRAENLYRKAQNNTQVYIDSVKLNFFPSFAINYTSSNKFSIGFSYSERITRPSFSALDPSLQIDSLMNKHGTPSLQSTLTHSAEVSAKLFGNITLHVGYEYNIHPIYFLVYQDHNTPTITDIRFINGRNTNDFYLYGLFDQSLFKWWSISASGTLWTNNYLYYNNNLLLRNNNTPNFYGNLLNIFSLPYSLTFNIALQYRSDGSSDAIYQRHFCNSEISLNRSFLNHSLLIDLSVNNILKETTIWQQSVLNGNNIDISRNDNRYVKLSITYRIGKSTYQYHSKSADQTEQQRIK; this comes from the coding sequence ATGAAACAGATTCTTTGGATACTTTGCTGCCTGGTTGTATCAGAATACATCCAAGCAGGCGTAACGCTTACTGGCAAGGTCATGGAGCATAACCATCAACCTTTGGATTATTTCAATGTGGAGGTATTATCGCCTAAAGATTCAAGCTTAGTGTCCGGAGGAACATTCCTCAACGGGCAATTCCAGTTCAATAACCTGAAAACCCAGTCCTATCTGCTGAAGATCACCAGTATGGGATACAAAGATTATCTGCAACCGGTTACACTGACAAATGAAATCAATACACTGCCGGATGTTGTCCTGCAGACAAAAGAAATGAATGAAGTGACTGTGACTGCCCGGCTCCCTGTTATTCAAAGCACGGCAGACAGAACGATTGTCACAGTGGAAGGAAGCATTCTCGGCAACACTATCAATGGTATGGATATGTTGTTGAAGACTCCTGGACTGATTAAGGATGCACAGGGTAATATCATTGTGGCAGGAAAAGGCATTCCCGTTTTCTACATCGACGGAAAGGAAACCCATTCGATGGATGAGGTAAAGATGCTCAATCCACAGGACATAAAAACCATCGAAATCATCGACAATCCCTCTGCTGCCTATGATGCCCAGGGGAATGCCGTGGTACTGATCAAGACTATTAGATACAAACAAGACCAGCTTAGGCTGGGGGAAGCTTTCCGGCAAGCCCGATTCTTCAGCAATGATGAGTTTGTAGAAGGTGTAATTACGAAAGGAATTATTACGACAGATTTTTATTACGGATACTCACCGGATAATTCCAAAGTCTATGAAAGTGGCTACGCTACGATAGCTGAAAATAATTTCATGAATACATCAAAAATAGCAAATGTTTATTCTCAATCTCAGGAAGGACGTTTGTCCATAGATCTTGCTTTGTCAAAAAAACAATTTCTTACCATAGAAGGGAATGGTTATTATGATCCTTATTATATAGATGAATCAAAATTGCTAACATTCACTTCTCCTTTATATAATAACTTTACTACCTATTCACATAATTCAAACAGAATATATCAACTCAATGGGAACTTAACTTATACATTTTTGATGGATACAATAGGACAGACATTGAATGTCATAGCTGATTTTACCAAACAAAAGACTATCTATAAACAGAATTTTTACAATACACTGATAGGTAGTAAAAATATAACACCTTATTGGAATACAAATGATGACTCCAATGCTCCAATGATTTACTCGTTAAATGTAGATTATGAGAAACCAATGCATAATATATTTACACTAGAAACAGGAGTCAGATATTATCTGATAACAACAAATAGTCATACTGATTTGACAGGAAGTAATAGTCTGATGCAGAGTTATTATACCAATGAACAAAATATTTCTGCTTATGGTTCTATTACCGCAAAATTTACCAAGAAATTGAACGCAAGTGTCGGATTAAGAGCAGAAAACCTCTACAGAAAGGCACAAAATAACACTCAAGTTTATATAGATAGTGTCAAGCTGAACTTTTTTCCAAGCTTTGCAATTAATTACACCTCATCTAACAAGTTTTCAATCGGCTTCTCATATTCTGAGCGGATAACTCGTCCTTCTTTTTCAGCATTAGATCCAAGTCTACAAATTGACTCTTTAATGAACAAGCATGGAACCCCATCTTTACAGTCCACCTTAACGCATTCAGCTGAGGTTTCAGCAAAACTGTTTGGTAATATTACACTACATGTTGGATATGAGTATAACATACATCCAATCTATTTTTTAGTCTATCAAGATCATAATACCCCTACAATTACAGATATAAGGTTTATTAACGGTAGGAACACAAACGATTTTTACTTATATGGACTGTTTGATCAAAGCTTATTCAAATGGTGGAGTATTTCCGCAAGCGGAACTTTATGGACAAATAATTATCTATACTATAATAACAATTTACTCTTGAGAAATAATAATACTCCTAATTTTTACGGTAATCTGCTTAATATTTTCTCTTTGCCTTATAGTTTGACATTTAATATTGCTCTACAATATCGTAGTGATGGTTCATCTGATGCTATTTATCAGCGACATTTTTGCAACTCCGAAATTTCTCTTAACCGAAGTTTTCTAAACCATAGTTTGTTGATCGACCTATCTGTAAACAATATATTAAAAGAGACGACTATCTGGCAACAATCTGTTCTTAATGGCAATAATATTGACATATCCAGAAATGATAACCGATACGTGAAACTAAGTATTACATATAGAATTGGGAAATCAACCTATCAGTATCATTCCAAATCGGCAGATCAAACAGAACAGCAACGGATTAAATAA